One Lachancea thermotolerans CBS 6340 chromosome F complete sequence DNA window includes the following coding sequences:
- a CDS encoding KLTH0F16060p (similar to uniprot|Q12458 Saccharomyces cerevisiae YDR368W YPR1 2-methylbutyraldehyde reductase may be involved in isoleucine catabolism), whose protein sequence is MTTVLKKCTATAKLNTGAQIPLLGLGTWRSTKENGYNATLAAIKAGYRHIDIAAVCMNEQVVGRAIRDSGVPREELFVTTKLWCTQHRDPKTALSQSLKRLGLDYVDLYMMHWPVAFRSEQVKHTNYMLIPKRKDGQPDVDEGWDYVKTWELMQELPATGKTNALGVANFSVSQLKKLIDSPGNKIVPAASQLETHPFLPQNKMLSFCKKNNILMEAYSPLGSEGAPLLDEPVVREISKKLHVEPAQLLVSWGLQRGHAVLVKSKTPSRIEANLHTFDIPEGDLRRINELAQERGTKRIHNPTWFSFEE, encoded by the coding sequence ATGACCACagtcttgaaaaaatgCACAGCAACAGCGAAACTGAACACGGGTGCACAAATACCGCTTCTTGGTTTGGGAACCTGGAGATCGACTAAAGAAAATGGCTACAACGCGACACTAGCTGCTATAAAGGCAGGTTACCGGCACATAGACATAGCTGCTGTCTGCATGAACGAGCAAGTTGTTGGCAGGGCTATCCGAGACTCTGGCGTACCCCGGGAAGAGCTTTTCGTCACTACCAAACTGTGGTGCACACAGCATCGCGACCCTAAGACAGCGCTCAGTcagtctttgaaaaggctgGGGCTAGACTATGTGGACCTTTACATGATGCATTGGCCTGTAGCCTTTAGGTCGGAACAAGTCAAACACACCAACTACATGCTCATTCCTAAAAGGAAGGACGGTCAGCCAGACGTGGATGAAGGTTGGGACTATGTGAAAACTTGGGAGCTAATGCAAGAATTGCCTGCGACTGGAAAGACAAATGCCCTCGGAGTGGCCAACTTCTCTGTCTCGCaactgaagaagctgatagATTCACCGGGGAACAAAATAGTCCCAGCTGCAAGCCAGTTGGAAACTCACCCCTTTTTACCCCAGAACAAAATGCTCTCGTtttgcaagaaaaacaacattCTCATGGAAGCCTATTCCCCTCTTGGATCCGAGGGCGCCCCTCTCTTGGATGAACCTGTTGTGAGAGAAatttccaaaaagcttcatGTCGAACCGGCTCAGCTACTTGTAAGCTGGGGCCTGCAAAGGGGCCACGCCGTTCTTGTCAAGTCCAAGACTCCTTCGCGGATCGAAGCCAATCTTCACACGTTTGACATCCCTGAGGGTGATTTGAGGAGAATCAACGAGCTCGCGCAAGAAAGGGGCACTAAAAGAATCCACAATCCAACCTGGTTCTCGTTCGAAGAATGA
- the KEI1 gene encoding Kei1p (similar to uniprot|Q06999 Saccharomyces cerevisiae YDR367W Protein of unknown function green fluorescent protein (GFP)-fusion protein localizes to the cytoplasm in a punctate pattern) — MGVEIGLGITILNKCSGFYGILGLLTGHQLDFMQWVLYLTSVFTLVVYSLGLTTVYKPKLQTYAFVLLTFTADTLITCFFTLWFSGMWFAAKESELSDPSSATQQTSGGISSGSKLLTARGETLSSQSASQATEYFFTILVSLIALVSRFYFNFIILAFVQRLFRHPKYLVDQDDVDQDLKHKKLWQRWWIRAENWSYRVCHHYLA, encoded by the coding sequence ATGGGCGTCGAGATAGGCCTCGGAATAACCATACTTAACAAGTGCAGTGGGTTCTACGGGATTCTAGGGCTCCTTACGGGTCACCAGCTGGACTTTATGCAATGGGTTCTTTACCTTACTTCCGTTTTCACTCTCGTCGTATATTCCCTAGGGCTCACGACCGTTTACAAGCCCAAGCTGCAGACCTATGCTTTCGTGCTCCTCACATTCACCGCCGACACACTAATAACGTGCTTTTTCACCCTGTGGTTTAGCGGAATGTGGTTTGCGGCAAAGGAGTCCGAGCTCTCAGACCCCTCGTCGGCCACTCAGCAGACCAGCGGTGGAATCAGTTCCGGTTCGAAGCTCTTGACTGCAAGAGGGGAGACTCTTAGCTCCCAAAGTGCCTCACAAGCAACAGAATACTTCTTCACTATCTTAGTGTCTCTTATAGCCTTGGTTTCGCGCTTCTACTTTAACTTCATCATTCTAGCGTTCGTCCAGCGACTTTTCCGTCATCCTAAATATTTGGTTGATCAAGATGATGTTGACcaagacttgaagcacAAAAAACTGTGGCAAAGATGGTGGATACGCGCTGAAAATTGGAGCTACAGGGTGTGCCATCATTACTTGGCATAA
- the RIO1 gene encoding protein kinase RIO1 (similar to uniprot|Q12196 YOR119C Saccharomyces cerevisiae RIO1 Essential protein that plays a role in cell cycle progression), with protein MAYILSECVERGIEITNLLVKNFKKLIAIRFPVKRDLKRSSRATAPARDHCKMSLEDGLGKLSLHEKHGADRDHINTQILDKHAHNIKTDELSVTRAKTSKDKANRATVENVLDPRTMRFLQALKSRGVISEFNGCLSTGKEANVYHAFAGYGAKSSEEEQKVLPNQGERREYAIKIYKTSILVFKDRERYVDGEFRFRNSRSQHNPRKMIKIWAEKEFRNLKRIYQSGVVPAPEPIEVKSNVLVMEFLNRGDGFASPKLKDFPYKDRDETLYYYHTMVAYIRLLYQCCQLVHADLSEYNTIVHNQKLYVIDVSQSVQPEHPMSLDFLRMDIKNINSYFERMSIDIFPERAIFQFVISDKLEKFEGEYTNAEDLRQYVAKTLRPKSGPEDEAEDEVFRSLHLVRNLGGLEERDFDRFTLGKFDLLKSLIAHDNQKVASNFTASEQYELSSSSDEEVSEDEDYNESGSGSEDDDGDDESGESSDEEEWLEKSKEIKGKKHEDKDSKKQRKTDAKEAKREKRKTKVKKHIKKKLIKKTKSKK; from the coding sequence ATGGCGTATATATTGTCTGAGTGTGTTGAGCGCGGTATCGAGATCACTAACTTACTCgtaaaaaatttcaagaagctcatcgccatACGTTTCCCTGTCAAGCGcgacttgaaaagaagttcCAGAGCCACTGCACCAGCGCGAGACCACTGTAAAATGAGCCTAGAAGATGGTTTGGGCAAGCTAAGCTTGCATGAGAAACATGGGGCTGACAGGGACCATATCAACACCCAAATCCTTGATAAACACGCTCACAACATCAAGACTGATGAACTCTCGGTCACCAGAGCAAAAACGAGCAAAGATAAGGCCAACAGAGCTACTGTGGAGAACGTCCTAGACCCTAGGACCATGCGATTTCTACAAGCCTTAAAGAGCAGAGGAGTTATCTCCGAGTTCAACGGGTGCTTAAGCACAGGGAAAGAAGCCAATGTCTACCATGCCTTCGCAGGGTATGGCGCTAAATCatctgaagaagagcagaagGTCCTGCCCAATCAGGGGGAGAGACGCGAGTATGCAATCAAAATCTACAAGACATCCATtctggttttcaaagatcgCGAGCGATATGTCGATGGCGAGTTTCGGTTCCGGAACTCGCGCTCTCAGCATAACCCAAGGAAAATGATCAAAATCTGGGCCGAGAAGGAGttcagaaacttgaagcGAATTTACCAAAGTGGTGTAGTCCCCGCCCCTGAGCCTATTGAGGTCAAGTCCAACGTGCTTGTTatggagtttttgaaccGTGGAGACGGCTTTGCTTCGCCTAAGCTGAAAGACTTTCCTTACAAGGATCGCGACGAAACATTGTATTACTACCATACGATGGTGGCATACATTCGGTTGCTCTACCAATGCTGTCAGCTAGTGCATGCAGACTTGTCTGAGTACAACACTATTGTTCACAACCAAAAACTTTATGTCATTGATGTCTCTCAAAGCGTACAGCCTGAACACCCTATGAGTTTGGACTTTCTCAGGATGgatatcaaaaacattaaCAGCTACTTCGAGCGTATGTCGATCGACATCTTCCCAGAAAGAGCTATCTTCCAGTTTGTTATTTCAgacaagcttgaaaaattcgagGGCGAATACACGAATGCCGAAGACCTGAGGCAGTATGTTGCTAAAACGCTACGCCCCAAATCTGGCCCCGAAGATGAGGCGGAAGATGAGGTTTTTAGGTCCCTCCACTTGGTGAGGAATCTTGGCGGTCTTGAAGAGCGAGACTTTGATAGGTTTACGCTAGGAAAGTTCGACCTGCTAAAGAGCCTTATTGCTCACGATAATCAAAAGGTTGCCAGTAACTTTACTGCCTCCGAGCAATACGAACTGTCCTCATCAAGCGACGAAGAAGTCAGTGAAGATGAAGATTACAACGAAAGCGGAAGTGGAAGCGAGGACGACGATGGAGATGACGAAAGTGGAGAGAGTTcagacgaagaagagtgGCTCGAGAAATCTAAAGAGATTAAGGGGAAAAAGCACGAAGATAAAGattcaaagaaacaacgGAAAACCGATGCCAAAGAGGCCAAAAGGGAAAAACGGAAGACCAAAGTCAAAAAGcatatcaagaaaaagcttatcaagaagaccaagTCAAAGAAATAA
- the RTC5 gene encoding Rtc5p (similar to uniprot|Q12108 YOR118W Saccharomyces cerevisiae Hypothetical ORF) has translation MGQNSSNTVSSSQSSTHFESENDLLSWYDKKALKLVSTPELVSYKGNIDGKPLDAALNRKELMRVLRLQNANEAVEGLLFNCVQTLANFPLIKDCYENVTYMGVLKSCVLLNKNRCLEYVQDKRYNHTKLVYISLALNKAVKEMSSLPNSNDSLDAPKVIATFNNVAEEELVVPAETMLEFLTLMLTMSKATVIKNSRLDVNISEKWDSFKTCALSILRTMNTDILTSQDALKNVISYTQFQNVISSVCPNLLVPLECLMEHVLFLNRDLVDLEASKPLIPQSKLVTEPLLAQLATVWPRELVFSRLQKLYVGRDSGFSMRSFQAKAFKWMAPSILLVQGSRIPDDQDYAKNKNQRYKKFLDEYPRLKDEDQHILPALSGKRKLLFAILINEPWKVTNSELFGDIKTTIVQLSPIQEVYKASKPGNVYFNTLGGGIGIGSPQPIIKSSGVKFVPGNVSLTIDPNLEFAAFRNVGFGGSIAPSNTPTSEHKFLIQDIETWGCGGEKELEEQMKNWEWEEAEAQRRQRINLKSVNDDRALLELAGLVGQNQSGGSV, from the coding sequence ATGGGCCAGAATAGTTCTAACACGGTTAGTAGCTCCCAAAGCAGTACACATTTTGAGTCAGAAAATGATTTATTATCGTGGTACGACAAAAAAGCGCTGAAACTGGTCAGTACCCCGGAGTTGGTGTCTTATAAAGGCAATATAGACGGCAAGCCTCTGGATGCGGCGCTGAATAGAAAAGAGTTGATGAGGGTGTTGCGTCTTCAAAATGCAAATGAGGCGGTGGAAGGGCTCCTTTTCAACTGCGTTCAGACTTTGGCCAACTTCCCTTTAATAAAGGACTGTTACGAGAACGTCACATACATGGgcgttttgaaaagctgtgTACTGCTAAACAAAAATCGGTGCTTGGAATACGTACAGGACAAGCGCTATAATCACACGAAGCTCGTGTACATATCCCTGGCCTTGAACAAGGCAGTGAAGGAGATGTCGTCCCTCCCGAACTCCAATGATTCTCTGGACGCACCCAAAGTGATCGCAACCTTCAATAACGTGgcggaagaagagctcgtGGTGCCCGCAGAAACAATGCTGGAGTTTCTGACTCTGATGCTCACAATGTCGAAGGCTACTGTCATCAAGAACTCGAGGCTGGACGTCAATATCAGCGAGAAATGGGACTCGTTCAAGACTTGTGCATTGAGCATACTGCGAACAATGAACACAGACATTCTAACTTCACAGGATGCCTTGAAAAATGTTATATCGTACACACAGTTTCAGAACGTTATATCTTCCGTGTGCCCAAATTTGCTCGTACCCTTAGAATGCCTCATGGAGCAtgttttgttcttgaacagaGACCTTGTTGATTTAGAGGCGTCAAAACCCCTGATACCCCAGTCGAAGCTTGTGACGGAACCGCTACTGGCACAGCTCGCAACTGTTTGGCCAAGAGAGCTTGTTTTCTCTaggcttcaaaagttgtACGTTGGAAGGGATAGCGGATTTTCAATGCGATCCTTCCAAGCAAAGGCCTTCAAATGGATGGCACCATCGATTTTGCTTGTTCAAGGCTCAAGAATCCCGGACGACCAAGATTACgcaaagaacaaaaaccaGCGTTACAAAAAGTTCCTAGATGAGTACCCACGGTTGAAAGACGAAGACCAACATATTCTTCCAGCTTTATCTGGTAAGAGAAAGCTTCTATTTGCAATATTAATTAATGAGCCATGGAAGGTCACAAATTCAGAGCTTTTCGGTGACATCAAAACTACAATAGTGCAGCTATCGCCAATTCAAGAGGTTTACAAAGCCAGTAAACCTGGAAATGTGTACTTCAATACCTTGGGTGGCGGAATAGGGATAGGCAGCCCTCAACCTATCATAAAGTCTAGTGGTGTCAAATTTGTGCCAGGAAATGTCTCGCTTACAATCGATCCCAACTTGGAATTCGCAGCGTTCAGAAACGTTGGTTTTGGCGGAAGCATAGCTCCTTCTAATACTCCTACCAGTGAGCAtaagtttttgatacaGGATATTGAAACATGGGGCTGCGGAGGCGAAAAGGAGTTAGAAGAGCAAATGAAGAATTGGGAATGGGAAGAGGCTGAGGCCCAGCGCCGGCAACGCATAAACCTAAAAAGCGTAAACGATGACAGGGCACTTTTGGAACTTGCTGGTTTGGTCGGGCAGAACCAAAGCGGTGGTTCTGTTTAA